The DNA region gtttttgtttttaggccAACCTGCTACCTTTTGTACACAGAAAAAGAGCAGTCTATGATCAACAGTAAAGTCCAGAACCCCTAAGCTGAGGTTCCTTCCACAGCAGGAGTATATATGTGACAGTCCTTTCTTCTCAATATTCAAATTCAAACAGCTCAAAATCCAGGAAGCTTTCTACAGAAGCCATTATAGAACAAGCTTAAAACAAAAATTCCCTAGAATCTGCCAGGTTCTTACTGACTTACCAGCATATTAGGATGTGGGAGGGATAGGAAAAAGTAGCAAGAACTCACCTCATGCTAAATTGGAGAATGTGCTAAAATCTCTTCATTATCAGATCACTTAAGAAACAGGCTCATTACCAGAAGTACAGTAGGcaaggttattttttttaaaaaaagaccttGTCTTTGTGCTTTATGAAGAGTAAGCTTACAGTAAGCAAGCTCACGTTTCAGTTTTTACATTATCCCAAGTTCCTTTTCACCTACCTTCATCTGCTCTAAGCCACAGTGCCAGCATAAACCCTCAGAGATGGTCAGTAATTTTGCCTGGAAAATCTAAGATCTTGCCCACAAAGCTGCAgtacaaagacagacacagaaatGCACAATGAAATAGAACACCTGCAGTTGATCTGACATAACTAATATGTACGACAATACTTAAAAGGTTTCTCTTCAAAAGCATTTGAAACGtgactgcaggaaggaagagggattttttttccaaagtaactTTCTCAGCATTTGTGAATCTGTAAGTTTAGCTAATTACAGATTCAGAGTCGCAAAAGAAACTGCACTGAACACCACTCAGGGTCAGGCCAGGAACAGACAAACAGAGGAGATATTTAATGCTGTTTTGCTTAGTTACTAGAATCCATTACTATATGTATCTGGGATTCTGTCACAGCCAAGACCAAGTTAGGACTAAATACACTCTGTGCTTAACTTGTGAAAGACAATACAGACTGCAGCATGATATAGGACAAAATAGCATTTAACCTTTGAATTTTACAGGTGGCATCAGTTCATGTCTCACTTTCATGTAGTTTTGCCATTTATTTGCTCAATGTACACTTGTATCAAAGTACTTATCAAAATGGCACCACGTCTGGTATGAATTTTGCATCTCTGGTAACTGAAGTGTGGCAGTAAAGTAGGCTGGGCAGGAGCATGTCAAATGGATTCTCAGACCAGCAAATAGCAGTGTACCTCCCCCACCTTCCTTGCTAGCAGCAAGCGCTGTTCTGCATCTGCCCCCCAGAAACACCAGAATGCTCAGAGATAATACAGCTCTAGAGAGGCAGCTTCTTTACAGGATGGGGCTCCAATAAATGTTAGGGGCCAAACCAGGTGTGAGCAAAGAGGTAAGAATAAGCACTCTCCCACTGGGGTTTAGAAGGAACCTGCAAGGTTACGAGGAGCAGTGCAGTACCTGAGAGGAAGCCGAGACAAAAGGGAGACCAGCCTCTCGCTACAGGATTCAGGTTGGCTAATGTTTGTTAAGGAGGGCTCGGGGGTGCGACGGGAAGTGACAAGACAGCACAGCTGCAACAGCGGGTCAATCTGAGAAGCTAAAAATTCCAGGGGCTGACAGCAGCtggctctccccttcccctggggattcTCTGTTCCAGTTCCTAGAGTATGAGCACCCCTTTCTTCAGCACCTGCACTTAAGTTCTTAAATTTgcggattttttttctttttttttttttaaaaatacctctGTACTTTAATCACGAAAAACCAGTCCCCACCCTAATTCTACTAAAAACATGATTGTCCATAGCTGGAGGCTTATTGAATAACCTCATCCCATCACCATTTACTCAAGTGTCCAATTAAACAGCAGGCAGCTCAACCTTTAGTTAACACAACTACAAAAATTGGATAATgctctcttttttctcccccctcctcctcctcctcctcaagaaAGCTCTGTTACTTCTTTCTAAGCGCCAGTGCTACTCCAACTGCTACAGCTAATATAGCTACTGCAGCAGCCCCACCGTACAGCAATATAGATTTCCCTTCTGGCAATAAGATAGGCTTCTCCTCTGCAGTGGaggatttctcttccatttcttccaAATGGCCCTctttccccacttttttttcccctggaagcaGTATTTTCTCAGGTTCTGGTGCAGCCTTTTCTTCTGACGGGGCTAATTTTGGAACAGGTTTACTTAAGATGGGGATTTCAGGTTCAACAGGTTCTTCAGccacttttcccttttcctcctgttttgtaCGCAGAAGTGCAGAGGGATGCACTTTTTCAGCAGACACAATTTCAGCTTTAGGTTTTACCTCCTGTAAAGAAGCAGGGGGTTCTGGGAATGCCGTATGCATGGTCTCTGCAGCGACTGCTGACACCACTGCTTCCTCAATCCCCTCTGGTATCTCTTCCTTCTCCACATGAACAATATCGGAGTTGGAAGAGTTGTTCTCACTCCTTTCTTCACCCCCTCCGTTGCTATCCAGGCTTTTGACTTCTTCAGGATCCATGGCCACTTGCTGCCAGGACTCCGGTCCCAGGGAGACCGGCAGGCTCTCCGTGTGCCAGCTCTGACTTGCTGACAGGGAGACGGGCAGGCTCTCTGACTGCCACGACGTGGTCACCGTGGGGGACTCTGGGGGGCTCACCTGTCCTGAGTTGTCACTAGTCAGGATGTAGATATCATTACTGTCCTCTGCGATGATCCCTGGGTACTCTTCCTCTTCAAATTCCAAAGTAAAGACTGTCCCCTACAAATGAAAAGGAGGACACAGCGCATGAGCAACGAGTTCAGCATTACGTCCCCTGTACGGGGAGATACAAGACACCTGGAAACTTAGTAAGGCTGACAGCGAGATCAGAGGGCCTCTGCAGGAGCAGGATTTGTCTGACCTATATTTTAGAAGAGCTTACAAAACCCAGCTGGTCCTACTGGGATTTTCCGAGAGCAGAACCACTTAAAGAGCTTTGCTGTGAACCCTTCCTTTCCTTGAAGTTACTGCATCACTCAGTACATCGCCAAAACATATTGTTATTAaccagaaaagaagaaacttAAGTCCAACACAACAGGCATGTGAGCCCACTTGAATATCTCTTCCCTCTCCATTTTGTGCAAGTGCTCTGTATTGTTTGCCCATTTTTATATAAGGGCTTTTCTGGTACGTTAATTTTATTGCATTTCCAGTGCTATCTGAAGCCTGCATTTCTATTTTGCACCAACGAGCCAACAAGTTGTAACTTATAGTAATTCTCATAATTTACTAAGAACTAATTTAGCTATTCTTGAAGTAGTTCACTTTCCAAGTCTGGCATTGTAACCTTGGCCACACAAGTTAAGTTAAACCAAACAAACGATCACAGACACCCAAAAATGCAAAgagggtttcttttgttttatttagctgGATAAAGGTCGACATTCTAAAAACTTGACACTGGGCTCCAGTTAGAGAAACTGCAAGTGTGAAATACTGATTCCCCCCTGTAAAAAGAACAGCATTGTAGATTCCAGTCATGCATGGACTGCTGAGTAAGTACCACAGAGGAGATTTGCTTCAAGAGGAAAATtacaagaccaaaaaaaaaaaaaaaaaaaaaaaattaagtgcaaAAGAAGAATCTCCTAAGATGGCTGTGATAGTAAGAACCCCAAAGTTGGCTAAGCCATGTAATAAAAGCATGAGAAACCAGAGTAAAAGGTTTCATCACTCCCTTGTTCCTAACAAAAATTTGAACATTTTACCATTAACTGCAATACTAGGAACCCCTTCAATgtaaattcctctctcaattatCAACCTTTCCAATACAGTCCCATCATAACACGAAGcattaagggggggaaaaaaaataaaaaatccattcttctcatttctctgtgcccCCTTCCACACACATTAGTTTTCCTAAAGCAGGCCCCCTCTTTCTGAAACCCTTCCCAACACCTATGAATTTGGGTTTTGGTTCTGCTCCAGTTTCCTACTATGGCTTGGTAGGAAAATATGCAATGAATACAGGGCCTACAAGTCAGTAGTTTCTAACTTCTGGTAGGCATAGCAGAATTCACAATGACTATGCCAGCAGCAAAGTGTTTTTCTCTCACAGAAAGGCGAGCGGTCTGGATTCTCCATAAACATGGAAGTACTTTCTGCAGAGCTACCAGACGCACTGCAATTCTTCACTTTGCTAGAATAGGGAAtgatctcagaaaacaaaaatgaacaagaaaaacCCTGAGCTGGCAGACACAGGAGAGAAGCATAAAATTGGGACTTGAGAGATTTATAGACAGTAACATGGTGCAAATTATCACCATATCAATAAACTTTCTGACAAGGGCTCACTGAAGATTGAGTTGTGTATGGTGTGAGGTCTCTAACCATTCCCCCAAAACACCCTGCCATTCTGCGAAACTGGATGGACTCATTCCTGGAGACTTTACAGTGTAGGCTGCAGtacaggagagcattgagaagaTAAGGATTTCATAACTTATTTTGGTATCACAGAGGTGGGATCTAAATATCATCTAAATATCACCACTGAATTCTGGAAAATATACGTGCACTAGTAAGAGCATTTTGTAGAACACTTTAAAAGGAACTTTTCTTGACAAATTTGTTTAAATTGCTTGGATGTCGGAAGTGTCACCTGGATCAGTAACAGGTTCAGAAACTTTGAAGAGAAATGATAAATAAAATTCCTCAAGGGGAGGGTTAAAAGTGATCAAGCTGTTCACTAAGCAATTGAAGATGCCCACAAAGCCTtgattcagaaagaaataaaaaataatactgcattacatttatgaaaatgtttAGACACCACACATATGCCAACAGATCCAAAACAAGTTCTGTCTTATGAGCAGTAACCGAGAACTCAAAACTTCAGTACCCTCTTGAAAATCTcatttcatttagaaaacaaacatttttcaaatgcagCTCATACCATAGAATAAAATGGACTTCTATGACCTAGGAAGAAACAGCAAGTGTTCCAAAGTAagggcaaagaaaaagaagaccaAAGAAGAGTAAGTAAATTAAAATGTTACCGTATCCAAAGAGACCAAATACTGACAACTGCAGGCCAGAGTTCCTCCACAGCATATAGGAACAGAATTCAATATCCACATGCAACATCCTTTCATTTTGTTCCACTGGAAACTCAAAATCAGAAGCAAGTCAGTCACAGTAGTTAACTTCAACTGCCTTGTATAGAGTTTGGAAAGGTGGCCCACTTTCCAGACACTGAGATCATACATTTGCTCCCTTCATCACTGGGATTTTCTCTGGATGTTGATTAAGTAAGAAACAGTTTCACTGTAATATAAATATACTAAGTCACCTACAATCACAGCAAATTCTGTATTTCCACAGGCTTTACAGATTCAGAATAATAGCAATTAAACAATGAAATCATGAAGGGTAAAACTTGCAATCTCATGAACCTCTAACACTACCCTCCTCTCCACTCAGTATTACCCTTTAACAAGTCATAATCAATTTATTTCCTGTTCAGAGCTCATCACAACACAACAGACTACATTTGTAATCTGATGCTAGCAGAAACTAGCATGGGAAGAAACGCCGCATAACTGACAACAATTCTTGTCTTAACATACCACTGGGAAGGGCATAGATTCTATTGTGATTGATTAAACATGCAGCATTTgaacaaaatattctgaaactTCACTACGTTTCTACAGCATTGTGAGTTCTGGTATTTGTAACAAACTTCTTTCCGTTAATAAACTAAAAAACACACTAACTAGGACCATATTCAGATTGCCTAGATTCCCCTGAAGTTCTTATACTAAGACAATGGTGAAAGTCAAGTGCCTTTGAGCAGCGATTCAGCAACCAATGAGGGAGCCACCTAAGATCAGTCAATAGGAATTATTAAGTAAAAAGGCTGTGGCAGAATTTAAACCATCCCAAAATTCTTCAGTACATATTCCTCTAACCCTTGCCTCTTTTCTCTGAAGAGACAGATGGCCTAAGGCTGAAAAACCTGGGAGAGACCTAAAATACTGTGTGTCAATCTATGATTTCATTACTTTTTCATCGAAAGCATTTGATGACATAACAAGCATTATTTAGGATGCAAGATTAACATTTCTTGAGCTGAATTATTCAGAAAATCAAGAGGACAAAGCTAGGATTTTGTGCTGAATGGGTCAGGggttgcatttttcttttgatttttttttttcttttaaaacagctgcCATAAAAACTCAGTGATATTTAGGACAATTCTCTGCATCCACCTACAGATGTGATCCAGAAGCAAAGCTCCCACAGACAGATAATTCAGGATAGGATGGACCATCTGGAAGGACTTTTAATAACCTGAGGTCTTATACAAGCCATACTTTGTAGATTTAACAATAAATAAGAAATGTATGCATGTTTCTTTGCCTGCTTTATCTATTGTGAATAGATAATCCACTGCTCCAGACCAGAGAGATCAGAGTTCCCTTTTTTCTAATTTGGGACACAAGACTTGCAAACTTGAAGAGCTTTTCCCC from Apteryx mantelli isolate bAptMan1 chromosome 1, bAptMan1.hap1, whole genome shotgun sequence includes:
- the BCL2L13 gene encoding bcl-2-like protein 13, whose amino-acid sequence is MASSTAVPVGFHYETKYVVLSYLGLLSQEKPQEHPPPSTQGTQQQLMAQHALEKEALEKIKIEIEEELKRLDEEILEAFTSTGFDCHTSPVFSPANPESSIEDCLAHLGEKVSQELKEHLHKALQSLLSKPVTYQEYQERTQETAAHASGWNKVLVPLVLLQQFLMELTRRGQEPLSALVNFGVTYLEDYSADYIIQQGGWGTVFTLEFEEEEYPGIIAEDSNDIYILTSDNSGQVSPPESPTVTTSWQSESLPVSLSASQSWHTESLPVSLGPESWQQVAMDPEEVKSLDSNGGGEERSENNSSNSDIVHVEKEEIPEGIEEAVVSAVAAETMHTAFPEPPASLQEVKPKAEIVSAEKVHPSALLRTKQEEKGKVAEEPVEPEIPILSKPVPKLAPSEEKAAPEPEKILLPGEKKVGKEGHLEEMEEKSSTAEEKPILLPEGKSILLYGGAAAVAILAVAVGVALALRKK